caacctcaaactcttggactgaagcgatccttttgcctcagcctcccaagtagctgaaactacaggaacctgccacaatgtctggctatttttttagagatggggcaggtcttgctcttgctcaggcctagtctcaatctcctgagctcaagtaatccaccagcctcagcctcccagagtgctaggattataggcgtgagccatttgGTCCACAATTTTGGGTTTTATACCAACTTTGAAGAGTATCAGCTGCTTCGTAGAAGTCTCCTAGAgtcttaattaactctgttctcaaaacaacaTACCTGCAACGTCTTAATCAATCTTATTCCCATAATAGCCCAGATCAGCCTGATCTAAACCAATTGAAAGTAGCCAAACCATATCCGTCATCCACCCTGCTCTTATCTAGCTAATTGGCTAACAAGAGCAAGATAGAAGTTTAGGAAGCAAGATATATTCACTGTAGACAAACAGACAATGAGCAGGCGCCTCCACTGTCCAGACAAGAAAGGCTGTGAGTATGGGCGGGGGTCTGTTTCCTACAGCCTGCGCTGGGGCTACCTCATGATTCAGAGTCTTACTGCACGTGTTGACTTCCCACGAGCCTTTCTGGAAGCCCATGGTGGGGGTGGGTACcgcaatgtagatttaagctaatgataTGATAATTAGCCTTTCCAATCCCTAAGTCAGACCTTTTCCTATTCCTCTCCAGTGTCAGAGGACGATGTTGCGTTTGTTTGCCCACTCCACCACGGGAGCCTGTCTCACGAGTTTCCTCCTGTAGTAAGGACTCTAAGCAGCAGACAGTGCAAGCCTTACTGTTTCTGTTTCTTGGCAGGCCATGTGTTTTGATGTGAATAGGTAATCATGATTACATTCACCCAGCTGTGCTTGTTGGAAAATGGACTTGCATAAAGTAAGAGCTGGAGAGTATGTAGGTGGCCGGAAGATTGGAAAGGGttaaggctgttctaggtcactTTCAAGGCTGCCAGACCCATGCGCTAGGGAGTCCTCTACATCCTTATGCAGTTGGCACACTAAGTTCTGATCAGTAGATTGTGGGGCGGGTGCCTTCTTCCCCAAGTGTGGGCAATGGCTCCAGACAGGATTAAGGTAGATGGAAGCATGGTGTCCTCATCCTTGTCCTTTTTCCCTAGGACAGCCGGATTTCTATCTACctaataaataatagtaaaaaacttAGAAATAACTTAAGTATCAAGGACAACAGGAAAATAAGATTTGGTATATCTACATGAAATAACACTAAAAATCATGTTATGGGAGAATGGTTATCAACTCTTATCTTGTGAAAAGGAAAGTTATATACAacatctcaattttattttaaaaaattataccaaatatttacaaaagactGAAACACTAATATACCAACAGTGGTTATCACTGGACTACTatgttttttttatggttgagcaaaatttattttttgttttattgagagtTGGCACAAACATGAAAATTAACACAAAGATATACTAgctggctatgttaaccagtgtgatgaaaatgtgtcaaactgctCTTTCGTCTTGGCCGCCCACATGCCATCCAGATTGAGGAAGACCCGGAAGCTTCAGGGCCACGTGAGCCACGGCCATGGCCGTATCGGCAAACACAGGAAGCACCCAGGAGGCCGAGGTAATGCTGGTGGCATGCATCATCACAGGATTAACTTCGACAAATATCACCCAGGTTACTTTGGGAAAGTTGGTATGAGGCATTACCACTTAAAGAGGAACCAGAGCTACTTCCCAACTGTCAACCTTGATAAATTGTGGACACTGGTCAGTGAGCAGACATGGGTAAATGCTGCCAAAAACAAGACAGGAGTTGCTCCCATCATTGATGTAGTACGATTGGGCTACTACAAAGTTCTGGGGAAGGGAAAACTCCCAAAGCAGCCAGTCATTGTGAAGGCCAAATTCTTCAGCAGATGAGCTGAAGAGAAGATTAAGGGTGttggaggggatggaggggaggTTCATTAAATGCTATttccttgtaaaaaaaaaaaaaaaaaaaaagaaaagaaaatgtgtcaaactgtttataaatcccatgatcacattaatgtacacagctatgatttaatactactagtacttttaagtttttcttttttttgtatttttacaaaCTTTCTATAATAAGCATATACTATTTTTGTAGTCAAAACTTTTAATcataatttcaaagaatatttacTGAAATTGGAAATTGTTCACCATACAGTATAatgctaaacaaaacaatttaaaagcaaTATGTTAGTAAGTTACTATGTTAAAATTATgtaatatctattaaaaatataaaagtcagaaaaaatacatcaaaatgtaATAATGGCTTTAAGGGAGGCAGAATtattgaagattttcttttccttcatatattcttttttcaaaattttctgtaATGAACATATAGGCTTGcctcattttattgcactttgcagtactgagttgtttttttttttgtttttttgtagagacagagtttcactttattgccctctgtagagtgccgtggcgtcacacagctcacagcaacctccaactcctgggcttaggcgattctcctgcctcagcctcccgagcagctgggactacaggtgcctgccacaacacccggctatttttttgttgcagtttggccggggctgggtttgaacccaacacccttggtatatggggccggagccctgctcactgagccacaggcgccgcccagtgctgAGTTGTTTTATAGGTTgtaggctccatctttttttttttttttttgagacagagcctcaagttgtcactctcggtagagtgccatggcatcacagctcacagcaatctcaaactattgggctcaagcaatcctcctgcctcagcctcccaagtagctgggactacaggagcccaccacaatgcccagctatttttttgttgcagccgtcattgttgtctagcaggcccgggctagattcgaacctgctagctctggtgtatatggctggtgccttagctgcttgagctacaggcaccgagcctaggtTGTAGGCTTATGGCAACCATGCACTGAGCAAGTCTACTGGTACCATTTTTCAAAAAGCATGTGTTTACTTCATGCTACTGTGTCACACCTTGGTAATTTTCCcagtatttcaaacttttccattattattacaTCTCTTACAGTGATTTGTGATCAATGATCTTTGATATTAGtgtaattgttttggggtgcCATGAACTGTGCCCATACAAGATAgtgaacttaattgataaatgtcatgtgttagccaggcacagtgactcatgcctgtgatcctaacactctggaaggccgaggcaggaggatcccttgaacttaggaattagagaccagcctgagcaagagtaaaaccctgtctctactaaaaattgaaaaaattagctgggccttgtggtaggtggctgtagtgccagctacttgggagagtgaggcaggatgatcacttgaactcaggagtttgaggttgctgtgagctaggctgacactatggtactctagcctgggcaacagagtgagactcgactctgtctcaaaaaacaaaaaaaaatgttgtgatgCTACATGTGTTCTGACTGTTCCACTGGCAGTTCCCCCATCTGGAAGACCCCTTCTCCTTGTACCTCCCTATTCTCCACAGGCACAACATTCCATATTGACACGACAATATGGAAATTAGGCCAAATAATAACCCTAAACTGGCTTCTAAGTGttaaagtgaaaggaagagttgcatTCTCTAACTTTAATCAAAAGccagaaatgattaagcttaatAAGGAAGGCATATCAAAAGCTGAGAAAGGCCAAAAGCTAGGCAGGCCTCTTGTACCCAAGTTAGGTATGTtgtgaaagcaaaggaaaagctcttaaaagaaattaaaagtgctactccaatGAACCtgtgaaggaaagaaagcaaaccaGCCtaattgctgatatggagaaagttttagtggtctgagTGGCAGATCATACTGGTCACAACATTCTGTTAAGCCAAAGGTTAACCCAGAGCAGAGCCCTGTCTTCaatgtgaaggctgagagaggggaggaagtcacagaagaaaagttggaagctagcaAAGTTTTGTTCATGACAAGTGAAGCTGGCAGAATTTTGTTCATGAAGTTTAAGGGAAAAAGTCATCTCTGTAACATAAAGTGCAAGATGAAGCAgtaagtgctgatggagaagttgcagcaagttatccagaagatctggCTAAGATGATTGGTGAAGGCTACACTAAACATCAGATTTTCAATGCAGATGAAGTAGTCTTCTATTGGAAGAAAATGTCATCTAAGACTTTCCTGGCTAGAAAGAAGAAGTcaatacctggcttcaaaacttAAAGGACAGACTGACTCTCTTGTTTAGAGTTAATGCAGTTGGTGACTTTAAATTGAAGCCAATGCTTATTTACCATTTTCAAAATGCTAAGGCCCTTAGAATTATACTAAATCTACTCTGTCGATGCTCTAtcaatggaacaacaaagcctagatTATAGCATATCTGTTTATAGCACGGTTTACTGAATATCTTAAGCgaactgttgagacctactgtttagaaaaaaagattttttccaaaatattactGTGCATTAACAATGCAATTGATCCCTCAATATGTTCTAATAGATATATACAAGGACATTCATACttttttcatgcctgctaacacaacaccCATTTCGTAGCCCGTGAACCAAGCAGTCATTTTGACTTTTAAGTCTTAttacttaagaaataaatttcatagGACTAttgctgccatagatagtgattcctctgatagaTCTGGGTATATTGAAAACCCTCTGGAAAGAATACACCATTCTcaatgccattaagaa
This Nycticebus coucang isolate mNycCou1 chromosome 1, mNycCou1.pri, whole genome shotgun sequence DNA region includes the following protein-coding sequences:
- the LOC128580651 gene encoding 60S ribosomal protein L27a-like, whose amino-acid sequence is MPSRLRKTRKLQGHVSHGHGRIGKHRKHPGGRGNAGGMHHHRINFDKYHPGYFGKVGMRHYHLKRNQSYFPTVNLDKLWTLVSEQTWVNAAKNKTGVAPIIDVVRLGYYKVLGKGKLPKQPVIVKAKFFSR